Sequence from the Acidimicrobiales bacterium genome:
CGCTGTGCCCTCCGGCTATCGGCTCCGGCCCACGTTAGGGGCCGGAACGCGGCTCAGGGGAGCGTGAGGGCGCCGCCCGGGCGCTCGACGAGGAAGCCCTCGCGGACGAGATCCCCGAGGATGCGCAGCGCCCGCTCCGGAGCGGCCGCGAGGCCGATCAGCGGTGCCACCTCGTCGCGGGACAGCTCGCGCTCGCAGGCGATCGCGACGATGCGACCCCGGTACTGCCGGTCCGAGCCGCCGAACGCCGACTGGCGGCGCCCGGCCGCGGCGGAGCCGACGGCGGGATCGCCGTCCCCGCCCGCCGCCCGCCACGCGCAGCTCCCGCTGGCGGCGACCGGGCACTCCGAGCAGCGTGGTGCCGCCTTGCGGCAGAGCAGGCTCCCGAGATCCATGAGCGCGAGGTTCCAGTCCCGGCCGCCCGCCGCCGGCACCAACGAGTCTGCGAGGTCCTGGGCGGCACGTGGCCCGAGCCGACTGCCGGCGACGGCGCGCGCGAGCACCCGTCCGATGTTGGTGTCGACGACCCCGACGCTCGTGTCGAAGGCGAACGCGGCGAGCGCCCGCGCGACGTACGCACCGACGCCGGGGAGCGCGAGCAGCTGGTCGAGCCCCTCGGGGACCTCCCCGCCGTGGCGGTTGACGATCACCTCGGCGCAGCGGTGGAGGCGCAGCGCCCGGCCGTTGTAGCCGAGGCCCTGCCATGCGCGGAGGAGGTCCCCGGGGGCGGCCACGGCGCAGGCTGCAGGGGTCGGGAAGGCCTCCATGAACCCGACGAAGGGGGCCGCGACGCGCGCCGCCTGGGTCTGGGTGAGCATCACCTCAGAGACGAGGATCCCCCAGGGGTCGCTTCGGCCGCGCCACGGGTACCGGTCGCGCTCGGTGCGCGCGTCGGCCCACCAGGCGGTGACCGCCTCAGCAAAGGAG
This genomic interval carries:
- a CDS encoding A/G-specific adenine glycosylase, which codes for MVARVLHAARPAGLTAGSLERRPAAPSFAEAVTAWWADARTERDRYPWRGRSDPWGILVSEVMLTQTQAARVAAPFVGFMEAFPTPAACAVAAPGDLLRAWQGLGYNGRALRLHRCAEVIVNRHGGEVPEGLDQLLALPGVGAYVARALAAFAFDTSVGVVDTNIGRVLARAVAGSRLGPRAAQDLADSLVPAAGGRDWNLALMDLGSLLCRKAAPRCSECPVAASGSCAWRAAGGDGDPAVGSAAAGRRQSAFGGSDRQYRGRIVAIACERELSRDEVAPLIGLAAAPERALRILGDLVREGFLVERPGGALTLP